The nucleotide sequence CCGCAGTGTTCACGGAGATAGCGATACTTCTTCTTCAAGTTCAAGCAACGGTTCATCATCAAGCTCTAACAGTAGTTCAGGCAATACTAACGGCTCATCTCAAAGTAGCTCAGGTAATGCACTGACACGACTATTTAACTTAAATGCAATTTTTGATGATAAAGCATCATAATTCATTTAAAAAGGAGGCTGGGACATAATTAATTGTCTTAGCCTTCTTAACATATTGGCAGTAGATGTCTGAATTGAAAGTGCGCTTAAATTAGCTTCTCTCAATCCTAGCCATCCTTGCCGGCGGGGCCCCAACACAGAGAATTTCTTTATAAGAAATTCTACAATCAATGAAAGTTGGGAGAGGGACAACGAAAATAATTTAGCTAAATTATATTTCTGTCCCTCTCCTCTTTTTGTATACAAAAACCCTCATTTATGCACTTTATAGGTCTTAATGCCTTTTAGTCATAAGTGAGGGTTATTTACTATTTATTGTTTTGTCGTTTCTTCTTATTTGATAAGATGCATTCATTTTAATCAACTCAGATTTTAACGTTTTCATCTGGCGATACCCCATAAAATGATATTTCTTGCGACCATATAATGATAACGTTCGTCAAAATTCATTGGTACTACAGGATATTCGCTAAGCTTATCAAAGTTGATGTGGTCAATTTCGTTAATTTGTTTAAAGTAATTCAATATCATTTCAAAGTAATCATCAATAACTGGTTGAGCTTCTTGTGATTTTAATTTTTTCTGACTTGCATATGCATCTAATTGTGTTTCAAGTTGTTCGAAATCACTTTTTTCAATCATGGAATCACGCTTCTTTCAAACTTGCTTTATAACGTTTCTGCCCTTCGCGACAATCATCTAACAAAGGACAAATATCACATTTGGCTTTCTGGCTAAGCAATGATATCTTCCAAAGAATATGAGTTGATGATGACTTTTATTCCATCGTTCGCGAGGAATGATGTCACATAAACGATCTTCAACTTGTCTTACATTGTCTTTCCAGCGGTTAATACCTAGACGTTTAGATACTCTTTTACGTGTTGTATCGAC is from Anaerotignum faecicola and encodes:
- a CDS encoding endonuclease III domain-containing protein yields the protein VDTTRKRVSKRLGINRWKDNVRQVEDRLCDIIPRERWNKSHHQLIFFGRYHCLARKPNVIFVLC